In Bdellovibrionales bacterium, the following proteins share a genomic window:
- a CDS encoding O-antigen ligase family protein, whose product MKILVLMLSFFLPVSIAGMELFGWLTALVALLLFGLRPLLLKLKSGGDFKARVDGVHRVLRVHGVHNVLCGLREISVGPDGALWGLWLIATLGVYVNGNSETDRLYVIGNFRWIVLLYGYSLAWKSLLANRSDQGKSEKSEKSGSPDKSEASEKSGSPDKSEASEKSTLLNPTLNATLNPTLNATLNALFIRVLTPVLLIVSLYGILQSFTGIDLIRPGREVHSLHLAGIQIFRASGFFNNPMTYAHLFVMWFCVVLSLIFVADLPRKQKNWLRLVAVVIGLGLFLSLIRGVWISGTVSVMVMLWFWRRRAFYRGALAVAIVLGLSLAFVPPVRERVVSIFGTQNIENRDRVTLWAANWEIFKDYPLLGIGYTENERRIGEYYEKMEITDGFKGHAHNVYLQFLAGTGLLGLCCYLFFIGYFILLALRLWRKLPLDQTWARALALGALGAQISLHVGGLTQNNFSDGEVTHNFVFILAMLVALRQRYEKELEIV is encoded by the coding sequence ATGAAAATCTTGGTTCTAATGCTCTCGTTTTTTCTTCCCGTATCGATCGCGGGAATGGAACTGTTTGGATGGTTGACGGCCCTGGTGGCTCTCCTCCTCTTTGGCCTGAGACCTTTGTTGTTAAAGTTAAAAAGTGGCGGTGACTTCAAGGCGCGCGTTGATGGTGTTCATAGAGTTCTTAGAGTTCATGGTGTTCATAATGTTCTTTGCGGATTGCGGGAGATTTCTGTTGGGCCCGATGGGGCGCTCTGGGGACTGTGGCTGATAGCCACACTGGGAGTGTACGTTAACGGAAACAGTGAGACCGACAGACTTTACGTCATCGGCAACTTCAGATGGATTGTTTTGCTTTACGGCTATTCTTTGGCCTGGAAATCTCTGCTTGCGAACAGGTCAGATCAGGGGAAGTCAGAGAAGTCAGAGAAGTCAGGCAGCCCAGACAAGTCAGAGGCATCAGAGAAGTCAGGCAGCCCAGACAAGTCAGAGGCATCAGAGAAGTCCACTTTGTTGAATCCCACCTTGAATGCCACTTTGAATCCCACCTTGAATGCCACTTTGAATGCCCTGTTTATTCGGGTGCTGACCCCGGTCCTTCTGATTGTGAGTCTTTATGGCATTTTGCAGAGTTTTACCGGAATCGATTTGATTCGGCCGGGTCGAGAGGTGCATTCATTGCACTTGGCTGGAATTCAGATTTTTCGCGCCTCTGGTTTTTTCAATAATCCAATGACCTACGCCCATTTGTTTGTCATGTGGTTTTGCGTGGTCCTCAGTTTGATTTTTGTGGCAGATTTGCCTCGAAAGCAAAAAAACTGGTTAAGACTTGTGGCTGTCGTGATTGGCCTTGGTCTTTTCTTGAGCTTGATTAGAGGAGTGTGGATCAGTGGCACGGTGTCTGTCATGGTCATGCTTTGGTTCTGGAGGCGCCGGGCATTCTATCGGGGTGCTTTGGCCGTAGCTATCGTTCTCGGGCTTTCTCTGGCCTTTGTTCCTCCGGTGCGCGAGCGAGTTGTGTCGATCTTTGGAACTCAAAACATTGAAAATCGTGATCGAGTCACCCTTTGGGCAGCCAATTGGGAGATCTTTAAGGATTATCCCCTATTAGGTATTGGCTACACAGAAAATGAGCGTCGGATTGGTGAGTATTATGAGAAGATGGAAATCACCGATGGCTTTAAGGGACATGCCCACAATGTTTATCTGCAGTTTCTTGCAGGAACGGGTCTTCTTGGTCTCTGCTGTTATTTGTTTTTTATAGGATATTTTATTCTCCTGGCCCTGCGTTTGTGGCGCAAACTTCCACTCGATCAAACTTGGGCCCGAGCTTTGGCCTTGGGTGCTTTGGGTGCACAAATATCTCTTCACGTCGGAGGTCTGACTCAAAATAATTTTTCAGATGGAGAAGTCACCCACAACTTTGTTTTTATTCTTGCCATGCTTGTAGCCCTTCGTCAGCGCTACGAGAAAGAGCTGGAGATCGTCTAG
- a CDS encoding SIS domain-containing protein, whose protein sequence is MRRGQNLDLGLHITQEINYIIPMNIQDPRYLNHIFDGNSASAYFSDYKRSLHLALESVDLKKVDETCELILMASREGKKLLLAGNGGSAGISDHLSCDLGKGTLSEKQPPIKVMSLSANGPILTAIANDYGYDQIFATQVEMYGERGDILITISSSGNSPNIIKALHTAKKRGLKTIALTGFTGGKCKDLCDISLHFEFKNYGIVEDCHQIVLQSIGQYLAKVRDEFPMAKP, encoded by the coding sequence TTGCGGCGTGGCCAGAACTTGGACCTCGGACTTCACATCACACAGGAGATCAACTATATCATTCCAATGAACATTCAAGATCCAAGGTATCTCAATCACATATTTGATGGAAATTCCGCTTCGGCCTATTTTTCTGACTATAAACGATCCCTTCATCTCGCGTTAGAGTCGGTCGACCTGAAGAAGGTCGATGAAACCTGTGAACTCATCCTGATGGCAAGTCGCGAAGGGAAAAAGCTTTTGCTGGCGGGCAACGGCGGTTCGGCGGGAATTTCAGATCACCTGAGTTGCGATTTAGGCAAAGGAACATTGAGTGAAAAGCAGCCTCCTATCAAGGTCATGTCACTGAGTGCCAACGGGCCTATTCTCACTGCTATTGCAAATGACTATGGCTACGATCAAATTTTTGCCACTCAGGTAGAGATGTATGGTGAAAGGGGCGATATTCTAATCACCATTTCCTCAAGTGGAAACAGTCCGAATATTATAAAAGCGCTTCATACTGCAAAGAAAAGGGGTCTTAAAACCATTGCATTAACTGGATTCACGGGGGGCAAATGCAAAGACCTCTGTGATATTTCGCTGCATTTTGAATTTAAAAACTACGGAATCGTCGAAGACTGCCATCAGATTGTGCTTCAATCGATAGGACAGTATCTCGCTAAAGTCCGCGACGAATTCCCAATGGCTAAACCTTGA
- a CDS encoding glycosyltransferase family 2 protein encodes MNNGRNLGTNRNLTTNSSLNNDHDLNTGQSLNNDRSLNTNRNRLVSIITPAYNSEAFIEEAMLSVQEQTYPYWEMLIVYDAGTTDSTPELVRKQAEGDSRIRLIQVPRGRGLALSRNYAIGQAQGRYLAFLDSDDLWLKNKLELQVKNMREHGHAFTCTGFRRIDVSGAEQGRLIEVPPEINYQRLLQQNCIGCLTAMLDLDQVGAVQFQEAKHEDFILWLDLLKRGFLCYGINEDLARYRIVAHSRSADKFESVLNTWRIYREVEGLSLPHAALRMSQFAARNLAKYRRF; translated from the coding sequence TTGAATAACGGTCGCAACTTGGGTACCAATCGCAACTTGACTACCAATTCCAGCTTGAATAACGATCACGACCTAAATACCGGTCAAAGCTTGAATAACGATCGCAGCTTGAATACCAATCGCAATCGGCTCGTTTCCATCATTACGCCAGCCTATAATTCAGAGGCTTTTATCGAAGAAGCCATGCTGTCTGTGCAGGAACAAACCTACCCCTATTGGGAGATGCTCATTGTTTATGATGCAGGCACTACAGATAGCACTCCGGAATTAGTTCGAAAGCAGGCTGAAGGCGATTCGCGAATCCGTTTGATTCAGGTCCCAAGGGGAAGGGGCTTAGCCCTTTCACGAAATTATGCCATCGGCCAAGCTCAGGGACGCTACCTGGCATTTCTGGACAGTGATGACCTTTGGTTGAAGAACAAACTTGAGCTTCAGGTTAAAAATATGCGGGAGCACGGGCACGCTTTCACTTGTACGGGGTTTCGGCGCATCGACGTGAGTGGAGCCGAGCAGGGGCGCCTGATTGAGGTGCCACCTGAGATTAATTATCAGCGGCTCCTTCAACAAAATTGCATTGGTTGTCTCACCGCCATGCTCGATCTTGATCAAGTCGGGGCGGTGCAGTTTCAGGAAGCTAAGCACGAAGATTTTATTCTGTGGCTTGATCTCTTAAAACGGGGCTTTCTTTGCTACGGCATCAACGAAGATTTGGCGCGCTACCGCATCGTGGCCCACTCGCGCTCAGCCGATAAGTTTGAGAGTGTCCTAAACACTTGGCGCATCTACCGCGAAGTCGAAGGCCTCAGTTTGCCTCACGCCGCTCTCCGCATGTCCCAGTTCGCCGCCCGCAATCTAGCCAAATACAGGCGATTCTGA
- a CDS encoding DEAD/DEAH box helicase has protein sequence MKFQKLSHSKGVPPEMAGLTVKLLSEMTINEIKKLIGEDSFFASTQIIKGLFSDSKALFGDPLFTNELRNSCYCLGKRTPSSQDYYLRLFDRANAEISSLEISRTGIIQFENLDSAVALIFLYYVIIDEAFFGEKSARIERMRTVLRLLFLRPSEVNTDLNSDLNSDFNPDTNTDVPVKLIRVILQSNIWLSEKKSAPSGPGSSPIIDSFDMASLAVTHHGHGQPRIAAFKSKKLMKAILFEFSDGSVFSLASLFYSPYIWLMEKEGPLRILSENLPELGWKLTCRSSESQNHDEMILLGSLNPKFQDYGELSTRSGFDVNARRLSFYNLAPTLSSVDFSLNHHHVWLQANLDSIYDSLRSGELSVRLGQEFDYLTFSDRLKRQGIKLDLDFSEVFISKKDRIQAYFDDEAPNAARVCFVSKDDEGEDFPLTGRFIPLVQILAGLRDGISGFLGTSSTDLASRNRFTRSSELKLYKHSGFFLFLILEYAQFLAHRTEDSTPEKKSNDQKLFIKQLTAKLEAVGLRILGIANASETGRLQLADLAGQKFIRKLKSTVSELVEESSFVVTRVRNGKVFVVDHSQSLFQFLGVYADQISSHYQGKTFDRSNFKAFKTEIVWCKSYPKFTPVSEDEWSPFMQDGFILSVNILKDDGPVDRLPFFAANPQACFISGVLVETLSPEDLQTKFEMLENKNNIDWFELNPQVYFKGEEIPRDKMVNFLRDPVVAYKGRYYYIPRKQIPSLKWLNYFWNKLSNQSETIGFSRGEGGNVKFQKSEILNMLALKRAGVPIEGGPRWQQICAEYDRLGTHSEADTLGIQNVLKKNLLTELKPFQQDGVQWMLQLYKLGLGGILADDMGLGKTVQTIAFFSILREQGLLGQALVVVPTSLVHNWHEEFERFSPKTRVEIFDSRKIDQYLKEWSVSRSAKKKPAQERVIICTYGLLTDQIDFFNKFKWSIGIFDEAQNLKNINAKRTAASRQLIAEHKFCLTGTPMENHLGEFFSLMDLCVPGALGSYADYSKRYGSLKKAEISTEDIDFLRMKIKPLVLRRTKELVLNELPEKVETVIHMDFDAKQEKIYKDIAVSWNDRIRELIDSDGLPKSQLQMLTALLRLRQVCSFPQTVPNVKYQQDPPKLKALIANVSELIENGHSVVVFTNFVTTLELIKKRFDTEGLPAMSFSGKDGANKRREILAKFNESTQAQILMMTLKTGGVGLNLTKANYVFHLEPWWNPAAENQASDRVHRIGQTRSVQIYRYIMRNSVEEKIQELKKIKSSAFAAMFSESERELSEQNTLSGSSLSREDFEMLLS, from the coding sequence ATGAAGTTTCAGAAACTGTCTCATTCAAAGGGAGTTCCGCCCGAAATGGCCGGTCTAACGGTTAAACTGCTCAGTGAGATGACCATCAATGAAATCAAGAAATTGATTGGAGAGGACTCGTTTTTTGCCTCTACCCAAATTATCAAAGGCCTATTTTCCGATTCCAAGGCTCTTTTTGGTGATCCGCTCTTCACGAATGAACTGAGAAATTCCTGCTATTGCCTCGGAAAGCGAACGCCCTCGTCTCAAGACTATTATTTGAGATTGTTTGATCGAGCCAATGCCGAGATATCGAGCTTAGAAATCTCAAGAACCGGGATCATTCAGTTTGAGAACCTAGATTCTGCCGTGGCCTTGATTTTTCTCTATTACGTCATCATTGATGAGGCGTTCTTTGGCGAAAAATCCGCAAGAATTGAAAGAATGAGAACTGTGCTCAGACTCCTCTTTCTCCGCCCGTCAGAGGTGAATACTGATTTGAATTCAGATTTGAATTCAGATTTTAATCCAGATACCAACACCGATGTTCCTGTGAAACTAATCCGCGTGATTCTCCAGTCAAATATATGGCTTTCAGAGAAAAAAAGCGCGCCGTCTGGCCCTGGTTCATCACCCATCATTGATTCTTTTGACATGGCTTCTTTGGCAGTGACTCATCATGGTCATGGTCAGCCACGAATTGCCGCTTTTAAAAGTAAAAAACTCATGAAAGCCATTCTCTTCGAGTTTTCTGATGGGAGTGTTTTTTCTCTGGCGAGCCTTTTTTATAGCCCCTACATTTGGCTCATGGAGAAAGAAGGACCTCTGCGAATTCTCTCTGAAAATCTGCCCGAATTAGGCTGGAAGCTCACCTGCCGATCTTCAGAATCTCAAAATCACGATGAGATGATCCTCCTTGGAAGCCTCAATCCGAAATTTCAAGACTACGGGGAACTGTCGACACGATCAGGTTTTGATGTGAACGCGAGGCGATTGTCTTTTTACAATTTAGCCCCGACCCTCAGTTCTGTCGATTTTTCGTTGAACCACCACCACGTTTGGCTCCAAGCCAATTTGGATTCAATTTATGATTCCCTGAGATCCGGTGAATTGAGCGTTCGTTTAGGACAAGAATTTGACTACCTGACGTTCAGCGATAGATTAAAAAGGCAAGGAATCAAGCTTGATCTTGATTTTAGCGAAGTGTTTATCAGTAAAAAGGATAGAATTCAGGCATATTTTGATGACGAAGCACCAAACGCCGCAAGGGTTTGTTTTGTGTCGAAAGATGATGAGGGTGAGGATTTTCCTTTAACGGGTCGGTTTATTCCACTCGTTCAAATTTTGGCGGGACTTCGCGACGGAATTTCTGGCTTTTTAGGTACAAGTTCGACAGACTTAGCAAGTCGCAATAGATTTACCCGATCAAGTGAATTGAAATTATATAAGCATTCGGGGTTTTTCCTTTTTCTTATTCTTGAGTACGCTCAATTTTTGGCACATCGAACAGAAGATTCAACCCCTGAAAAAAAATCTAATGATCAGAAACTTTTTATTAAACAACTCACTGCAAAGCTGGAAGCCGTCGGATTAAGAATTTTGGGAATTGCAAACGCCAGCGAGACCGGAAGACTTCAACTGGCAGATTTGGCCGGTCAAAAGTTTATTCGAAAATTAAAATCAACAGTCTCTGAACTTGTTGAAGAAAGCTCTTTTGTCGTCACTCGTGTGAGAAACGGAAAAGTTTTTGTTGTTGATCACAGTCAAAGTTTGTTTCAGTTTTTGGGAGTCTACGCAGATCAAATTTCTTCCCACTACCAAGGAAAGACCTTTGATCGCAGTAATTTTAAGGCTTTCAAGACCGAAATAGTATGGTGTAAATCCTATCCAAAATTCACTCCTGTTAGTGAAGATGAGTGGTCTCCTTTTATGCAGGATGGCTTCATCTTAAGCGTCAATATTTTAAAGGATGATGGACCTGTTGATCGCCTTCCTTTTTTCGCTGCTAATCCACAGGCTTGCTTTATTTCAGGTGTTCTTGTTGAAACCTTGTCACCAGAAGATCTCCAGACAAAATTTGAAATGCTTGAAAACAAAAACAACATCGATTGGTTTGAACTGAATCCTCAGGTTTATTTTAAAGGCGAGGAGATTCCCAGAGACAAAATGGTGAATTTTCTCCGCGATCCCGTGGTAGCCTACAAGGGCCGCTATTATTACATTCCACGAAAACAAATACCGAGCCTCAAGTGGCTCAATTATTTCTGGAATAAACTCTCTAATCAGTCAGAAACCATTGGATTTTCGAGAGGCGAGGGCGGGAACGTCAAATTTCAGAAATCAGAGATTCTCAATATGTTGGCTCTAAAACGGGCAGGAGTTCCCATTGAGGGAGGACCTCGGTGGCAACAAATCTGCGCCGAGTACGACCGCTTAGGCACTCACTCAGAGGCGGACACCTTGGGAATTCAAAATGTTCTCAAGAAAAATCTTCTGACAGAGCTCAAGCCCTTCCAACAAGATGGCGTCCAGTGGATGCTCCAACTTTATAAGCTTGGCTTAGGTGGCATCTTGGCTGACGACATGGGACTCGGCAAAACAGTTCAGACTATTGCTTTCTTTTCAATTTTGCGCGAACAGGGTCTACTTGGCCAAGCCTTGGTCGTGGTGCCCACTTCTCTTGTGCACAATTGGCACGAGGAATTTGAGAGATTCTCTCCTAAGACCCGGGTCGAGATATTTGATTCACGAAAGATCGACCAATATCTAAAAGAGTGGTCAGTATCGCGATCGGCGAAAAAGAAACCAGCACAGGAGCGAGTTATTATCTGTACTTATGGTTTGTTGACTGATCAAATCGATTTTTTTAATAAGTTCAAATGGTCGATTGGAATTTTCGATGAGGCACAAAATCTAAAAAACATCAACGCAAAGAGAACTGCGGCTTCTCGGCAATTGATCGCCGAACACAAATTTTGCCTGACGGGGACGCCGATGGAAAATCACCTTGGCGAGTTCTTTAGCCTCATGGATTTGTGTGTCCCAGGTGCGCTGGGGTCTTACGCCGATTACAGCAAACGATACGGATCCCTGAAAAAAGCAGAAATTAGCACGGAAGATATCGACTTTTTGAGAATGAAGATCAAACCTTTGGTCTTAAGAAGAACGAAGGAATTGGTGCTCAATGAGTTGCCTGAAAAAGTTGAAACTGTCATCCACATGGATTTCGATGCAAAACAGGAAAAAATCTATAAAGACATTGCCGTTTCATGGAACGACCGAATCAGAGAGCTCATCGACAGTGATGGGCTCCCAAAAAGTCAGCTCCAGATGCTGACGGCTCTTCTCCGCCTTCGACAAGTTTGCTCCTTTCCTCAGACGGTCCCAAACGTCAAGTATCAGCAGGATCCTCCCAAGTTAAAAGCTTTGATCGCCAACGTAAGCGAGCTTATCGAAAACGGTCACAGCGTGGTTGTTTTTACGAATTTTGTGACAACACTGGAATTGATCAAAAAGCGCTTTGATACCGAAGGCCTACCGGCCATGAGCTTTTCTGGAAAAGATGGAGCAAACAAGAGAAGAGAGATCCTCGCAAAATTCAACGAGTCCACCCAGGCCCAGATTTTAATGATGACGCTCAAGACTGGAGGAGTTGGCTTGAACTTGACCAAGGCTAACTATGTTTTTCATCTGGAACCTTGGTGGAACCCGGCAGCCGAAAATCAGGCCTCTGATCGTGTGCATCGAATCGGTCAGACGAGATCCGTCCAGATTTACCGCTACATCATGAGAAACTCAGTGGAAGAAAAAATTCAGGAACTGAAGAAAATCAAATCCAGCGCCTTTGCTGCGATGTTTTCAGAATCAGAGCGAGAGCTTTCGGAACAGAATACACTCTCAGGATCAAGTCTGTCTCGAGAGGACTTTGAGATGCTTTTGAGCTAG
- the mtnA gene encoding S-methyl-5-thioribose-1-phosphate isomerase encodes MKNFESLSLKLKNNRLHVIDQTRLPADEVWLEISDVDRLIEAIQSLRVRGAPLIGVVAASFLELERQKGKPASVFNEMAARIRKSRPTAVNLMNAIDRVLRGESGENILEEDVELCNKMGAIGAELIQDGDNILTHCNTGSLATAGSGTALAAIKSAFAQGKKIHVFVDETRPLLQGGRLTAWELERVGIPYTLICDNMAGSLMQKGRIDKVFVGSDRIALNGDFANKIGTYSVAVLAHFHKIPFYPVAPLTTLDVKSQKGAEIEIEMRNPNEVRGAMGSFGTVTWAPMNSPAYNPSFDVTPVELVTGLVMDCGYFSQQELLKGCLQSLISPG; translated from the coding sequence ATGAAAAATTTTGAATCTCTCTCGCTGAAGCTAAAGAATAACCGTCTTCATGTCATCGACCAAACGCGTTTGCCCGCAGACGAAGTATGGTTAGAGATCTCGGATGTTGATCGCTTGATCGAAGCCATTCAATCACTTCGGGTTAGGGGCGCACCCCTGATCGGGGTTGTGGCGGCAAGTTTTCTTGAACTTGAGCGCCAGAAGGGGAAGCCTGCATCTGTATTCAATGAAATGGCCGCTCGCATTCGCAAATCGCGACCGACAGCAGTCAATCTGATGAATGCCATTGACCGAGTTCTTCGGGGGGAATCGGGCGAAAATATTCTCGAAGAAGACGTTGAGCTTTGCAATAAGATGGGAGCGATCGGTGCCGAGCTGATCCAAGATGGAGACAACATTCTCACGCACTGTAATACCGGCAGTCTTGCTACCGCTGGATCTGGAACGGCGCTGGCTGCGATTAAATCTGCGTTCGCACAAGGTAAAAAAATCCATGTCTTTGTTGACGAGACGAGGCCTTTACTCCAGGGAGGTCGACTCACAGCCTGGGAGTTGGAGAGAGTTGGCATTCCCTATACTCTCATTTGTGACAATATGGCGGGCTCGCTCATGCAGAAGGGACGAATCGATAAAGTATTCGTTGGATCTGATCGAATCGCGCTCAATGGTGATTTTGCTAATAAAATTGGGACTTATTCCGTTGCGGTGTTGGCCCATTTCCATAAAATTCCATTTTATCCGGTGGCCCCACTCACTACTCTGGATGTGAAATCTCAAAAGGGCGCTGAAATAGAAATTGAAATGCGCAATCCCAATGAAGTTCGAGGTGCCATGGGCTCATTCGGAACTGTCACTTGGGCACCAATGAATTCACCGGCCTACAATCCCTCATTTGATGTGACTCCCGTCGAATTGGTAACGGGCCTTGTGATGGATTGTGGGTATTTTTCGCAGCAGGAGTTACTCAAAGGATGCCTGCAATCTTTGATAAGCCCGGGGTGA